In one Pseudomonas sp. Bout1 genomic region, the following are encoded:
- a CDS encoding aspartate aminotransferase family protein yields MSDIRIATAEDQVLLDKEAKYCSYGDTVHYIDPPRIFSRCEGSYVWDTEDQAYLDLQMWYSAVNFGYANPRLNNALKQQIDTLPQIASQYLHKGKIELSEMIAVDAKNKFGLDGRVHFNVGGSQSIEDSLKVVRNASNGKSLMFAFEGGYHGRTLGASSITSSFRYRRRYGHFGERANFIPFPYHFRGPKGMTKEEYSSHCVQQFARLFETEYNGVWDPKTNQCEYAAFYVEPIQGTGGYVIPPMNFYSELKQVLDQHGILMVVDEIQMGFWRTGKLWSIEHFDVKPDVIVFGKALTNGLNPLGGIWAREELINPKIFPPGSTHSTFASNPLGTAVGLEMFKMTSEVDYGAMVMAKGKYFLAGLQELQKRFPIIGDVDGLGLALRCEICTADGFTPDKATLDYMVDEGMKGDMVVDGQKLGLILDVGGYYKNVITLAPSLEITYPEIDLGLKLLEQLLVRATKR; encoded by the coding sequence ATGTCTGATATCCGCATCGCTACCGCAGAAGACCAGGTTCTTCTGGATAAAGAAGCCAAGTACTGCTCCTACGGCGACACCGTGCACTACATCGACCCGCCGCGCATTTTCAGCCGCTGCGAAGGCTCCTACGTGTGGGATACCGAAGACCAGGCTTACCTCGACCTGCAAATGTGGTACTCGGCCGTCAACTTCGGCTACGCCAACCCGCGCCTGAACAACGCGCTGAAACAGCAGATCGACACCCTGCCACAAATCGCCAGCCAGTACCTGCACAAAGGCAAGATCGAACTGTCGGAAATGATCGCCGTCGACGCCAAGAACAAGTTTGGCCTGGACGGTCGCGTGCACTTCAACGTGGGCGGTTCGCAGTCCATCGAAGACTCCTTGAAGGTTGTGCGTAACGCCTCCAACGGCAAGAGCTTGATGTTCGCCTTCGAAGGCGGCTACCACGGCCGTACCCTGGGCGCTTCCTCGATCACTTCGAGCTTCCGCTACCGTCGCCGCTACGGCCACTTCGGTGAGCGCGCCAACTTCATCCCGTTCCCGTATCACTTCCGCGGCCCTAAAGGCATGACCAAGGAAGAATACAGCAGCCACTGCGTGCAGCAGTTCGCCCGTCTGTTCGAAACTGAATACAACGGCGTTTGGGACCCAAAAACCAACCAGTGCGAATACGCAGCCTTTTACGTCGAGCCGATCCAGGGCACCGGCGGCTACGTGATCCCGCCGATGAACTTCTACAGCGAGCTCAAGCAGGTCCTCGACCAGCACGGCATCCTGATGGTCGTCGACGAAATCCAGATGGGTTTCTGGCGTACCGGCAAGCTGTGGTCGATCGAACACTTCGACGTCAAACCGGACGTGATCGTCTTCGGCAAGGCACTGACCAACGGCCTGAACCCGCTGGGCGGCATCTGGGCGCGTGAAGAGCTGATCAACCCGAAGATCTTCCCGCCAGGTTCCACCCACTCCACCTTCGCATCCAACCCGCTGGGTACTGCGGTAGGCCTGGAAATGTTCAAAATGACCAGCGAAGTCGACTACGGCGCGATGGTCATGGCCAAGGGCAAATACTTCCTGGCCGGCCTGCAAGAGCTGCAAAAGCGCTTCCCGATCATCGGCGACGTCGATGGCCTGGGCCTGGCGCTGCGCTGCGAAATCTGCACCGCTGACGGCTTCACCCCGGACAAGGCCACCCTGGACTACATGGTCGATGAAGGCATGAAGGGCGACATGGTGGTGGACGGTCAGAAACTTGGCTTGATCCTCGACGTGGGCGGCTACTACAAGAACGTGATTACCCTGGCCCCGTCGCTGGAAATCACCTACCCGGAAATCGACCTGGGCCTCAAGCTGCTCGAGCAACTGCTTGTGCGAGCGACCAAACGGTGA
- a CDS encoding alpha/beta hydrolase, whose amino-acid sequence MIGHEIDLGEGDAGFVLGSGPVGILLIHGLTGTPTELRRVAQGLAKVGNCTVYVPTLAGHCGDNSDLQATGWQDWYEGVRKTFVGVKQRHEQVFVGGLSMGAVMSMYVASQFPGQVTGLLMYSTTLKYDGWSIHKLAFLTPLLMKIPFGVHICSFEEKPPYGIKNERLRAIVERQMKEGESSQAGLLTMEGITVRELHRMNAVVKKLMPSIKTPALVLHSIEDDITSRWNADYVERHLGGPVTKILLDNCYHMITVDLQYRRVIELSAEFVEQHAAAAGAGLLAKDANENSYCLV is encoded by the coding sequence GTGATCGGCCACGAGATCGACCTCGGTGAAGGTGATGCCGGCTTCGTTCTCGGTAGCGGTCCGGTGGGGATCCTGTTGATCCACGGCCTGACGGGCACCCCGACGGAACTCCGTCGGGTGGCCCAGGGCTTGGCCAAGGTCGGTAATTGCACGGTGTACGTGCCGACCCTGGCCGGGCACTGCGGGGACAATAGCGACCTGCAAGCCACCGGCTGGCAGGACTGGTACGAGGGCGTACGCAAGACATTCGTTGGCGTGAAACAGCGCCACGAGCAGGTGTTCGTCGGCGGCCTGTCGATGGGCGCGGTGATGTCGATGTACGTGGCGTCGCAGTTCCCGGGCCAGGTCACCGGCTTGCTGATGTACTCCACCACCCTGAAGTACGACGGCTGGAGCATCCACAAGCTGGCGTTCCTGACGCCGTTGCTGATGAAAATTCCGTTCGGCGTACACATTTGCAGCTTCGAGGAAAAACCACCTTACGGCATCAAGAACGAACGCCTGCGGGCGATCGTCGAGCGGCAGATGAAGGAAGGGGAGAGCAGCCAGGCGGGTCTGTTGACCATGGAGGGCATCACCGTGCGCGAGTTGCACCGGATGAACGCCGTGGTGAAAAAACTCATGCCGTCGATCAAGACGCCGGCCCTGGTGCTGCACTCGATCGAAGACGATATCACCAGCCGCTGGAACGCCGATTACGTGGAGCGCCACCTCGGCGGGCCCGTGACCAAGATCCTGCTGGATAACTGCTATCACATGATCACCGTCGACCTGCAATACCGTCGAGTGATCGAGTTGAGCGCCGAGTTTGTCGAACAACACGCCGCCGCTGCAGGAGCGGGCTTGCTCGCGAAGGACGCTAACGAAAACAGCTATTGCCTGGTTTAA
- a CDS encoding transporter yields MTLTVVLLVAFSIVLDVVGQLCFKIGLDRLPELEGGFRLNAFWGQVFNAPLLWAGIGAYAIEFFVWLEALSRAPLSLLFPSAALAYCGVVLAGKVVLGETVSRRRWMGTMVITAGVMLVAIAGTQA; encoded by the coding sequence TGGTGTTGCTGGTGGCCTTTTCCATCGTGCTCGATGTGGTTGGCCAGTTGTGTTTCAAGATCGGCCTGGACCGGTTGCCGGAACTGGAGGGCGGGTTTCGCCTGAATGCATTCTGGGGCCAGGTGTTCAATGCGCCGCTGTTGTGGGCCGGGATCGGCGCCTACGCGATCGAGTTTTTCGTATGGCTGGAGGCATTGTCCCGGGCGCCCTTGAGCCTGTTGTTTCCGTCAGCGGCGCTGGCGTATTGCGGCGTGGTGCTGGCAGGCAAGGTGGTACTCGGTGAAACCGTCAGCCGCCGCCGCTGGATGGGCACGATGGTTATCACTGCCGGCGTGATGCTGGTGGCTATTGCAGGAACTCAAGCATGA
- a CDS encoding EamA family transporter, which produces MNSENIAVTPERPAGWLHGRLGTVVLWALLIGTESAGQLFTKVAGDQLGQMDFTLQWLADVARNPGILAAIASYIGAFFVWMLILRRSSLSLAFPLSSLVFVVVLLGSWLGLGEHISVLHWVGVAVIIGGIALLAEGEEN; this is translated from the coding sequence ATGAACTCAGAGAATATTGCCGTGACGCCCGAACGGCCGGCCGGCTGGCTGCACGGGCGCCTGGGCACCGTGGTGTTGTGGGCGTTGCTGATCGGCACCGAAAGCGCCGGGCAATTGTTTACCAAGGTGGCCGGCGACCAATTGGGGCAGATGGATTTTACCCTGCAATGGCTGGCAGACGTGGCGCGCAACCCGGGGATCCTGGCGGCGATTGCCAGCTATATCGGCGCGTTTTTCGTGTGGATGCTGATACTGCGGCGCAGCAGTTTGTCGCTGGCCTTTCCGCTGAGTTCACTGGTATTTGTGGTGGTGCTGCTGGGCTCCTGGCTGGGCCTGGGGGAGCACATCAGCGTGCTGCACTGGGTGGGCGTGGCGGTGATTATCGGCGGGATAGCGTTGCTGGCTGAAGGCGAAGAGAACTGA
- a CDS encoding MipA/OmpV family protein — protein sequence MFRVTSAVFAGLLGLWGVCGDVLADGITGEVGAGISYQPHDPTASRYETRPIPYFDLDWGSVSLGTDDGLTWSALNTHGITAGPYINYLQGRTSNGSLQGLRNVSDMAEVGGFIQYAPADFWRIYAQMGQAVGGGRDQSGVLGKLGGELGYPLGGGIIGSSGLMAHFADARQTQTYFGVDANESASSGIRPYNASGGFQNLTLTQSFEFPLAHNWSLLTSASWVHLVGSASNSSIVKETGDVNQGQVQTAISYKFE from the coding sequence ATGTTCAGGGTTACTTCTGCTGTATTCGCCGGTTTACTGGGGCTGTGGGGTGTTTGTGGCGACGTCCTGGCCGACGGCATCACGGGTGAGGTGGGCGCCGGTATCAGCTATCAGCCCCACGACCCCACCGCCAGCCGCTACGAAACGCGGCCCATCCCCTATTTCGACCTGGATTGGGGAAGCGTCAGCCTGGGCACCGACGACGGCTTGACCTGGAGCGCCCTCAATACCCACGGCATTACCGCCGGGCCCTACATCAATTACCTGCAGGGGCGCACCTCCAACGGTTCGCTGCAGGGCTTGCGCAATGTCTCGGACATGGCCGAGGTGGGTGGTTTCATCCAGTACGCGCCCGCAGACTTCTGGCGCATCTACGCCCAGATGGGCCAGGCCGTAGGCGGTGGTCGTGACCAAAGTGGCGTGCTGGGCAAACTCGGCGGCGAGCTGGGCTACCCGCTGGGCGGCGGTATCATCGGCAGCAGCGGCCTGATGGCGCACTTTGCCGACGCACGCCAGACCCAAACCTATTTTGGGGTCGACGCCAACGAATCCGCCTCCTCCGGCATTCGCCCGTACAACGCCAGCGGCGGTTTCCAGAACCTGACGCTGACCCAGAGTTTCGAATTCCCCCTGGCGCACAACTGGTCGCTGCTGACCAGCGCCAGTTGGGTCCACCTGGTGGGCTCGGCCTCCAACAGCAGCATCGTCAAGGAAACCGGGGACGTGAATCAGGGCCAGGTGCAGACGGCCATCAGCTACAAGTTCGAGTAG
- a CDS encoding MtnX-like HAD-IB family phosphatase, which yields MIHWHIVCDFDGTITPTDVIDNVLQRFAGPEWETIEQEWLDGHIGSRECLSRQLALIKATPSELLAYFDSVEIDPDFPDFVDHVIGLGASIEVVSDGIEQGIARILSRNYVTLLPILANRLRQVDQNSWRIDFPYSSDACRAASGNCKCKSTPGNKRVLVIGDGKSDMCVASTADFVFAKASLADYCEANDIPYVRFDTFAELPALLAKLPQGIAANATSFNTSSDNQELFHHV from the coding sequence ATGATTCACTGGCATATCGTGTGTGACTTCGACGGGACCATCACCCCCACCGATGTCATCGACAACGTCCTCCAACGCTTCGCCGGCCCCGAGTGGGAAACCATCGAACAGGAATGGCTGGACGGGCACATCGGCTCACGCGAATGCCTGAGCCGCCAACTGGCCCTGATCAAGGCCACGCCCAGCGAGTTGCTGGCGTATTTCGACAGCGTTGAGATCGACCCGGACTTCCCGGATTTCGTCGACCACGTGATTGGCCTGGGTGCTTCCATTGAAGTGGTCAGCGATGGCATCGAGCAAGGCATCGCGCGGATCCTGTCGCGCAACTACGTGACCTTGCTGCCGATCCTCGCCAACCGCCTGCGCCAGGTCGACCAGAACAGCTGGCGCATCGACTTCCCGTATTCCAGCGATGCCTGCCGCGCCGCTTCCGGCAACTGCAAGTGCAAGTCCACGCCGGGCAACAAGCGCGTGCTGGTGATCGGCGACGGCAAGTCCGACATGTGCGTGGCCTCTACCGCCGACTTCGTGTTTGCCAAGGCCAGCCTGGCCGACTACTGCGAAGCCAACGACATCCCTTACGTGCGGTTCGACACCTTTGCCGAACTGCCTGCATTGCTGGCAAAGCTGCCTCAGGGCATCGCCGCCAACGCCACCTCTTTCAACACGTCTTCCGACAATCAGGAACTCTTCCACCATGTCTGA
- a CDS encoding GNAT family N-acetyltransferase, with amino-acid sequence MITAQAFSTIRAIERSAWNDCFPGALEDWDYYVAVENAAIDDFQWRYLAVFDDATLVAVAPAFITHYRLDTTVSGIGKRFTERLERLWPGVLQLGLYAIGSPVAEQCNAGTASHVPVSQRQALLQQLLIAARQDADVFGIGLVAVKDAPTRDEHWSNSCQAAGFQSMPSLPSALLPIPFGSVDAYLGSLGKSTRKDLRRKLRAPGPRVEWRRNIDDVLPDIMRLYEATLIRAEMQFERLPVEYFTGILEQLEERAVCVLYWVDEQLVAFNLVLLNQDRLIDKFFGHDIEFSRDYNLYFRSWLTNVDYCIQHDIAVYECGQAGYASKLRLGCEFQGNSMFFRHRNWLVNSVLKIAKTFFRPDRSDPAMAAAISET; translated from the coding sequence GTGATTACCGCCCAAGCCTTTTCGACCATTCGGGCCATCGAACGCAGTGCCTGGAACGACTGTTTTCCCGGTGCCCTGGAGGATTGGGATTATTACGTGGCCGTGGAAAACGCTGCGATTGATGATTTTCAGTGGCGTTACCTGGCCGTGTTTGACGATGCAACGCTGGTGGCGGTCGCGCCGGCGTTCATCACGCATTATCGGCTCGACACCACGGTGTCGGGCATCGGCAAGCGCTTTACCGAGCGCCTGGAGCGACTGTGGCCGGGTGTTTTGCAGTTGGGCCTGTACGCCATTGGTTCGCCCGTGGCCGAGCAGTGCAATGCGGGGACGGCCAGCCATGTTCCCGTATCGCAACGCCAGGCGCTGCTCCAGCAGTTGCTGATTGCCGCCCGCCAGGATGCCGACGTGTTCGGTATCGGTCTGGTGGCCGTCAAGGATGCACCGACCAGGGATGAGCATTGGTCCAACAGTTGCCAGGCCGCCGGCTTTCAAAGCATGCCCAGCCTGCCGTCGGCATTATTGCCGATCCCTTTCGGTTCAGTGGACGCCTACCTGGGTTCCCTGGGCAAATCCACCCGCAAGGACCTGCGCCGCAAATTGCGCGCGCCGGGCCCACGGGTAGAGTGGCGGCGCAACATCGACGATGTGCTGCCAGACATCATGCGTTTGTACGAAGCCACCCTGATCCGTGCCGAGATGCAGTTTGAGCGGCTGCCCGTGGAGTATTTCACCGGTATCCTCGAACAGTTGGAAGAGCGCGCGGTCTGTGTGCTTTATTGGGTGGACGAGCAACTGGTGGCCTTCAATCTGGTGTTGTTGAACCAGGACCGGTTGATCGACAAGTTTTTTGGGCATGACATCGAGTTCAGCCGCGATTACAACCTGTACTTTCGCAGTTGGCTGACCAACGTCGACTACTGTATTCAGCACGATATTGCGGTGTATGAATGCGGCCAGGCCGGATACGCCAGCAAGTTGCGGCTGGGCTGTGAGTTTCAGGGCAACAGCATGTTCTTCCGGCATCGCAACTGGCTGGTCAACAGCGTGCTCAAGATAGCGAAAACGTTTTTCCGACCGGATCGATCCGACCCTGCCATGGCTGCTGCGATAAGCGAAACCTGA